One part of the Granulicella arctica genome encodes these proteins:
- the prfA gene encoding peptide chain release factor 1, producing MFDRLEQMEAKYEELGRQLSDPTLVNDQKKFQATAKQHRDLEPVVERFREHKKVQEGIAEAKAMLSESDPEIKAMAAEELASLEPRLAPIEEALKVLLLPKDPNDDKNIIIELRAGTGGDEAALFVSEMFRMYLRFAEQHKWKVQVLSESESGIGGGLKEVTAIFEGDKVYSQMKYESGVHRVQRVPATETQGRVHTSAITVAVLPEAEEVDIKIEAKDLRIDTFCSSGPGGQSVNTTYSAIRITHLPTQTVVSCQDEKSQIKNREKAMRVLRSRLYEVEAERIHQIQAKDRKAQVGSGDRSEKIRTYNFPQNRLTDHRIGLTNHQLAMVMEGLLQPTVDALIAHDVAEKMKADEPTAA from the coding sequence ATGTTCGACCGTTTAGAGCAGATGGAAGCAAAGTACGAGGAGTTAGGCCGCCAGCTCTCCGACCCCACGCTCGTCAATGATCAGAAGAAGTTTCAGGCGACCGCCAAGCAGCACCGCGACCTGGAGCCGGTGGTAGAGCGCTTCCGCGAGCATAAGAAGGTGCAAGAAGGAATCGCCGAGGCCAAGGCCATGCTGAGCGAGAGCGATCCCGAGATCAAGGCGATGGCCGCCGAAGAGCTCGCCTCCCTGGAGCCGCGTCTCGCGCCCATCGAAGAGGCTCTGAAGGTCCTTCTCCTGCCCAAAGATCCGAACGACGACAAGAACATCATCATCGAACTGCGCGCCGGGACCGGTGGCGACGAAGCCGCACTGTTCGTCTCCGAGATGTTCCGCATGTATCTCCGGTTCGCCGAGCAGCACAAGTGGAAGGTGCAGGTTCTCTCTGAGTCGGAGTCGGGCATCGGCGGCGGGCTGAAGGAAGTCACAGCCATCTTCGAAGGCGACAAGGTCTACTCGCAGATGAAGTACGAGTCCGGCGTGCATCGTGTGCAGCGCGTTCCCGCGACCGAGACGCAGGGGCGCGTACACACATCCGCGATCACCGTTGCAGTCCTTCCCGAAGCGGAAGAGGTGGACATCAAGATCGAAGCGAAGGACCTGCGCATCGATACATTTTGCAGCTCCGGCCCCGGTGGCCAGTCGGTCAACACAACCTATTCGGCGATCCGGATCACCCACCTCCCGACCCAGACGGTAGTGAGCTGCCAGGACGAAAAGTCGCAGATCAAAAACCGCGAGAAGGCGATGCGCGTACTGCGGTCGCGACTGTATGAGGTCGAAGCGGAGCGCATCCACCAGATCCAGGCCAAGGACCGCAAGGCGCAGGTAGGATCGGGCGACCGCAGCGAAAAAATTCGCACCTACAACTTCCCCCAGAACCGCCTGACCGATCACCGCATCGGCCTGACCAACCATCAGCTCGCCATGGTGATGGAGGGGCTCCTACAGCCCACCGTTGACGCCCTGATCGCCCACGACGTCGCCGAGAAGATGAAGGCCGACGAACCCACCGCCGCATAA
- a CDS encoding zinc ribbon domain-containing protein: MRRETLLVHSHEMLNFVLSTDPRTNRLRGHTMHPDLEKLMALQTHDVEAKRLRDEIAALPKLVASLETKQKAVEGQRAVILDLIAKEEALRRRQESDIKDHQAKIARVRKQMDLATTTVQVTAFEHEIAFAHGEVSRLEDAELESMERSESLEGQRKLADEAVEEAGKNLARERSRAADTIALDKAALAAVEEQRTALRPQIEEAMLSTYDRIAKAKGTAVAEALNQKCMACQMMLRPQRWNDLRDRSNEETMMSCDSCGRLLYYDPARDAPQRKTVPIESIAASIIRSL; this comes from the coding sequence ATGAGACGGGAAACGCTCCTGGTACATAGCCATGAGATGCTAAACTTCGTTCTTTCGACCGATCCGCGAACCAACAGATTGCGAGGGCATACGATGCATCCGGATCTTGAAAAGCTGATGGCGCTACAGACGCATGATGTCGAAGCAAAGCGTCTGCGGGACGAGATCGCCGCGCTGCCGAAGCTGGTCGCCAGCCTCGAGACCAAGCAGAAGGCTGTCGAAGGCCAGCGAGCCGTCATCCTGGATCTGATCGCCAAAGAAGAGGCTTTGCGCCGTCGTCAGGAGTCCGATATTAAGGACCATCAGGCGAAGATCGCCCGCGTACGCAAGCAGATGGACCTGGCAACGACGACCGTGCAGGTGACCGCCTTCGAACACGAGATTGCTTTCGCGCATGGCGAGGTGAGCCGCCTGGAAGACGCCGAGCTGGAGAGCATGGAGCGCAGCGAGTCTCTGGAAGGGCAGCGCAAGCTTGCTGATGAGGCCGTCGAAGAGGCGGGGAAGAATCTCGCGCGGGAGCGTTCTCGTGCAGCAGATACGATTGCTTTGGATAAGGCAGCACTTGCTGCGGTCGAAGAGCAGAGGACCGCGCTTCGGCCTCAGATCGAAGAGGCGATGCTTTCGACTTACGACCGTATCGCCAAGGCCAAGGGAACCGCTGTCGCCGAAGCGCTGAACCAGAAGTGCATGGCTTGCCAGATGATGCTTCGGCCCCAGCGCTGGAACGACCTTCGCGATCGCAGCAATGAGGAGACGATGATGAGCTGCGACTCCTGCGGACGGCTGCTCTATTACGACCCCGCTCGCGATGCGCCGCAACGCAAGACGGTGCCCATCGAAAGCATCGCAGCCTCCATCATTCGATCCCTTTGA
- a CDS encoding aldo/keto reductase — protein sequence MEYRQLGRSGLKVPELCFGAGTFGTANEFFKAWSETTQDEAIRIVDICMEAGVNFFDTADIYSNGGSETALGKAISHLKREDVLISTKATFRFGTGPNDAGSSRYHLIQSLENSLKRLGTDYVDVYHLHGFDALTPVEETLNTLDKFVREGKVRYIACSNFSGWHLMKSLSVSERYGWAKYVGHQVYYSLIGRDYEWELMPLALDQGVGALVWSPLGWGRLTGKIRRGQPLPAESRLNTKVVVDHGPQPDEEYLYNVVDALDEVAAETGKSVPQIALNWLLTRPTVSTLVIGARNEEQLKANLGAVGWKLSVEQIAKLDAASERPVAYPYWHQRQFEERNPKPV from the coding sequence ATGGAATATCGTCAGCTAGGAAGATCGGGATTGAAGGTGCCGGAGCTTTGCTTCGGTGCAGGGACGTTTGGCACAGCCAACGAGTTCTTCAAGGCGTGGTCGGAGACGACGCAGGATGAGGCTATCCGGATCGTCGACATCTGTATGGAAGCCGGAGTGAACTTCTTCGATACGGCCGATATCTATTCAAACGGCGGAAGCGAGACCGCGCTGGGAAAAGCTATCTCTCATTTGAAGCGTGAGGATGTGCTGATCTCGACCAAGGCTACGTTCCGTTTCGGCACGGGACCGAACGATGCGGGATCGAGCCGCTATCATCTCATCCAGTCGCTTGAGAACAGCTTGAAGCGCCTCGGCACGGACTACGTGGATGTGTATCACCTGCATGGTTTTGACGCGTTGACTCCTGTTGAAGAGACGCTGAATACGCTGGACAAGTTTGTCCGTGAGGGCAAGGTGCGTTACATTGCCTGCTCCAATTTTTCGGGCTGGCATCTGATGAAGTCGCTTAGTGTGAGCGAGCGATATGGATGGGCGAAGTATGTCGGCCACCAGGTGTACTACTCCCTGATTGGGCGGGACTACGAGTGGGAGTTGATGCCGCTGGCGCTCGACCAGGGTGTTGGCGCGCTGGTGTGGTCGCCGCTGGGTTGGGGTCGCCTGACCGGGAAGATTCGGCGAGGTCAGCCGCTGCCGGCGGAGAGCCGACTGAACACCAAGGTCGTCGTCGATCACGGACCGCAGCCCGATGAGGAGTATCTCTATAACGTCGTGGATGCGCTGGACGAGGTCGCAGCGGAGACGGGCAAGAGCGTGCCGCAGATCGCGTTGAACTGGCTGTTGACTCGACCGACGGTGTCGACGCTCGTTATTGGCGCTCGCAATGAGGAGCAGTTGAAGGCGAATCTTGGCGCTGTGGGCTGGAAGCTCTCTGTCGAGCAGATTGCCAAGCTCGATGCTGCGAGTGAACGACCGGTTGCTTATCCATACTGGCATCAGCGGCAGTTTGAAGAACGAAATCCGAAACCGGTGTAG
- a CDS encoding 5' nucleotidase, NT5C type, protein MKRICIDMDEVMADAVAEHLLRYNRDYQEQITRSDLHGKQIWDVVPTDRHSILEGYLLSEDFFGVLKVMPHAQRVIERLQQRYEVFIATAAMEVPTSFQAKYLWLGRHFPFISPSNIVFCGDKSILHADYLIDDNPRQLRRFQGEGILFSSHHNAGVTGYQRVEDWLDVEKLFLGGASV, encoded by the coding sequence GTGAAGCGCATTTGCATTGATATGGATGAGGTTATGGCGGATGCAGTGGCCGAGCATCTGCTGCGCTACAACCGGGATTATCAGGAGCAGATTACGAGAAGCGATCTGCATGGCAAGCAGATCTGGGATGTCGTTCCAACGGATCGCCACTCGATTCTCGAGGGCTATCTGCTCTCAGAGGACTTCTTTGGGGTGTTGAAGGTGATGCCCCACGCCCAGCGGGTGATCGAACGACTCCAGCAGCGGTACGAGGTCTTTATCGCGACGGCGGCGATGGAGGTTCCGACCTCGTTTCAGGCCAAGTATCTCTGGCTTGGGCGACACTTTCCCTTCATCTCGCCATCGAATATTGTCTTCTGCGGGGATAAGAGCATTCTGCACGCCGACTACCTGATCGACGACAATCCCCGGCAGTTGCGGCGGTTCCAGGGCGAGGGGATACTCTTCAGCTCGCACCATAATGCAGGGGTGACGGGCTATCAACGAGTTGAGGATTGGCTCGATGTGGAGAAGCTTTTCCTCGGCGGAGCCTCTGTATAG
- a CDS encoding DHA2 family efflux MFS transporter permease subunit, whose protein sequence is MATATLELDSVGSAHALAERNWRPRANPWAIALTVTLATFMEVLDSSIANVALPHIAGSLGASQDEATWVLTSYLVSNAVILPASAYLTTFIGRKKFYMICVVLFGISSMLCGLAPSLPILIFCRVLQGAGGGGLAPSEQAILADTFTPKQRGQAFALYGLAVVCAPAIGPSLGGWITDNYDWRWIFFINVPIAILSLFLTNRLVEDPPHIKREVAEAAKKGLNLDFFGFGLLASGFGSLEFILDKGQEDDWFGSKIIVFFTILCVTSLVTLIVWELYQLKMKHRPILNLTLFKRKTFAIPFMLMFVLGFSLYGTTVLIPQMVQTLLGYTATLAGFVISPGGIMIMCMMPVVGFLIGRSDPRKLIAMGFFILATSMILMHSFSLDSSFKYIMWVRIYQASGLAFLFIPINTISYTGVAQAQNNDVAGLTNLSRNIGGSVGTAFVATMLSRGQQRHEAYMIRSLTQGNTAFQNQIRALKGFFGGDHGNSTISGPGVHTAQAYIYQQLHRQSAMLAYMDIIAIFCVFCFCMIPLVFLIGKIKPATDAPMH, encoded by the coding sequence ATGGCTACCGCAACCCTTGAATTGGATTCTGTAGGCTCTGCGCACGCGCTTGCTGAGCGCAACTGGCGGCCCCGCGCGAACCCCTGGGCCATTGCACTCACGGTGACGCTTGCGACCTTCATGGAGGTGCTGGACTCCTCCATTGCAAACGTCGCTCTTCCGCATATCGCCGGCTCGCTGGGCGCGTCGCAGGACGAGGCTACCTGGGTCCTGACCTCGTACCTCGTCTCGAACGCCGTCATTCTCCCGGCCAGTGCTTACCTTACGACCTTCATAGGCCGCAAGAAGTTCTACATGATCTGCGTGGTGCTCTTCGGCATCAGCTCCATGCTGTGCGGCCTCGCTCCCTCGCTCCCGATCCTGATCTTCTGCCGCGTGCTTCAGGGAGCAGGTGGCGGCGGTCTCGCGCCGTCCGAACAGGCCATCCTCGCAGACACCTTTACCCCCAAACAGCGCGGACAAGCCTTTGCGCTCTATGGGTTAGCCGTCGTCTGCGCGCCTGCTATCGGTCCCTCGCTCGGCGGCTGGATCACCGATAACTACGACTGGCGCTGGATCTTCTTCATCAACGTCCCAATCGCCATCCTCTCGTTATTCCTGACCAACCGCCTCGTCGAAGATCCGCCGCACATCAAGCGCGAGGTCGCCGAGGCCGCGAAAAAGGGACTCAACCTCGACTTCTTCGGCTTCGGCCTGCTCGCATCCGGCTTCGGTTCGCTCGAATTCATCCTCGATAAAGGCCAGGAGGACGACTGGTTCGGTTCAAAGATCATCGTCTTTTTCACGATCCTTTGTGTCACCTCCCTGGTCACGCTGATCGTCTGGGAGCTGTATCAGTTGAAGATGAAGCACCGGCCCATCCTCAACCTCACGCTCTTCAAGCGAAAGACATTTGCCATTCCCTTTATGTTGATGTTCGTGCTCGGATTCTCGCTCTACGGCACGACCGTCCTCATCCCGCAGATGGTCCAGACACTGTTGGGTTATACGGCTACGCTGGCAGGCTTTGTCATCTCGCCGGGCGGCATAATGATCATGTGCATGATGCCCGTGGTCGGTTTCCTGATCGGCCGCAGCGATCCCCGCAAGCTCATCGCGATGGGGTTCTTCATCCTGGCCACATCCATGATCCTGATGCACTCGTTCTCGTTGGATTCGAGCTTCAAATACATCATGTGGGTGCGCATCTATCAAGCGTCCGGTCTGGCGTTCCTGTTTATTCCGATCAATACCATCAGCTATACCGGGGTAGCGCAGGCGCAGAACAACGACGTCGCAGGTCTGACGAATCTCTCCCGCAATATCGGAGGCTCTGTTGGAACGGCGTTCGTCGCCACGATGCTCTCGCGTGGTCAGCAACGGCATGAAGCGTACATGATCCGTAGTCTGACTCAGGGAAACACCGCGTTTCAGAATCAGATCAGGGCGCTCAAGGGTTTCTTCGGTGGAGACCACGGGAACAGCACCATCTCAGGGCCAGGCGTACACACCGCGCAGGCATACATCTACCAGCAGCTTCATCGGCAGTCGGCCATGTTGGCATATATGGACATCATTGCCATCTTCTGCGTGTTCTGCTTCTGCATGATCCCGCTCGTGTTCCTGATCGGCAAGATCAAGCCGGCAACCGACGCGCCGATGCACTAG
- a CDS encoding VOC family protein, whose protein sequence is MLKRWINRATILCFALLMPGVSLAKKSAEAQQLPPFNGIAHVAIRVRDLDASRSFYQKLGFDEAFTLSKNGAVYESFIKINDQQFIELYPLDEKNTQIGFLHLCFEGADLDAINKEYLSRGLTPNAVRKAGAGNLLFTMEGPEGQNIEYTQYMPGSLHSNNIGKNLGADRIADSMVLVSLAMNDMAVASDFYRKQLRFTASPHNPMLFDLPGTSGDQVEIVSSNLGRKARVVFHTTDLHKAEQHLHKQHLPFTKARGVLTIIDPDGNLLLVQSR, encoded by the coding sequence ATGCTCAAGCGCTGGATCAATCGAGCAACCATTCTGTGCTTCGCTCTGCTGATGCCAGGCGTTTCGTTGGCAAAGAAATCTGCTGAAGCGCAACAGCTTCCGCCGTTCAACGGCATCGCTCACGTGGCGATCCGCGTCCGCGATCTGGATGCCTCGCGCAGCTTCTACCAGAAGCTCGGCTTCGATGAGGCCTTCACGCTCAGTAAAAACGGTGCGGTCTACGAGTCATTCATCAAGATCAACGACCAGCAGTTCATCGAGCTCTATCCCCTCGACGAGAAGAACACGCAGATCGGCTTCCTCCACCTATGCTTCGAAGGAGCCGATCTCGATGCGATCAACAAGGAGTACCTAAGCCGGGGGCTTACTCCAAATGCAGTCCGCAAAGCAGGTGCCGGCAATCTTCTCTTCACCATGGAAGGCCCCGAAGGCCAGAACATCGAGTACACCCAGTACATGCCCGGCTCGCTGCACTCGAACAACATCGGCAAAAATCTCGGTGCCGACCGCATCGCCGACAGCATGGTGCTCGTCTCGCTCGCGATGAATGATATGGCAGTAGCGAGCGATTTTTACCGGAAGCAACTCCGATTTACAGCCTCTCCGCACAACCCAATGCTGTTCGACCTGCCCGGAACCTCCGGCGATCAGGTGGAGATCGTCTCCTCCAATCTGGGACGCAAGGCGCGAGTAGTCTTCCACACGACCGACCTCCATAAGGCCGAGCAGCACCTCCACAAGCAGCATCTTCCCTTCACAAAAGCCAGGGGCGTTCTGACCATAATCGACCCCGACGGCAACCTCCTTCTCGTGCAGTCCCGCTAA
- a CDS encoding L,D-transpeptidase family protein: MKTTVNLRSVGAVCAIAILLLASGCKRHGKTSFSPFSPSTPDYTLDLQPLVSAKTMPTLHWPDFSDYQPMVQKFYDDRKYDLAWTKDGKPTPQAIAFVQAIQNVAAKGLNPEDYDASLWTGRPQQLSEKNPAALAQFDVAMTISVMRLISDLHIGRVNPQHFNFEIDSASKKYDLPQFLTDKAIGAADVPQLLASVEPDSEVYRQTEQALVHYMDLAKQQQQANADPLPMVANPVSQGGSYPAAQELWQRLQLEGDAGDDDAPKTYNKALSDAVKTYQSRHGITDDGRLTPQTVKSLNVPLADRVTQLQDSLERWRWLPDPYLNARLMVNLPEFVLRGYNEEHTLDFTMKVVVGKVKGDHETPVFTHMMKYLIFRPYWNVPVDIAKKELVPHMEANKDYLASKNYEVTNNKGVVLPNYTVHQVEHAMVLVREKPGPGNSLGLVKFMFPNQYDIYLHSTPETYLFNRTRRDFSHGCVRVQKPDGLAVWVLQGQQDWDLDKVQEAMNTGPDNHQVNLKKQLPIVIFYLTAIPAEDGKTHFFDDIYGYDAALQAVLTKGMPYPKAPEPVIPKTKPGDTA; the protein is encoded by the coding sequence GTGAAGACGACAGTCAATCTCCGCAGCGTGGGCGCAGTATGCGCGATTGCCATTCTGCTGCTTGCATCGGGATGCAAGCGCCACGGCAAGACCAGCTTCTCCCCTTTTTCGCCGAGCACCCCGGACTACACATTGGACCTTCAGCCCCTGGTCTCCGCGAAGACGATGCCGACGCTGCACTGGCCGGACTTCTCCGACTACCAGCCGATGGTGCAGAAGTTTTACGACGATCGGAAGTATGACCTTGCGTGGACGAAGGACGGCAAGCCCACTCCACAGGCGATAGCGTTCGTCCAGGCGATCCAGAATGTTGCTGCCAAGGGGCTCAATCCGGAGGACTATGATGCTTCGCTGTGGACAGGGCGGCCGCAGCAGCTCAGTGAGAAAAACCCGGCTGCGCTTGCGCAGTTCGATGTGGCGATGACGATCAGTGTTATGCGGCTGATCTCCGATCTGCATATTGGGCGCGTCAATCCGCAACACTTCAACTTCGAGATCGACTCGGCCTCGAAGAAGTATGATCTGCCCCAGTTCCTTACGGACAAGGCCATCGGTGCGGCGGATGTTCCGCAGCTTCTGGCGTCGGTAGAGCCCGACTCGGAGGTGTACCGGCAGACCGAACAGGCGCTCGTTCATTACATGGATCTGGCGAAGCAACAGCAGCAGGCGAATGCCGATCCACTGCCGATGGTTGCTAACCCGGTTTCGCAAGGGGGAAGCTACCCTGCGGCGCAGGAGCTTTGGCAGCGGCTGCAACTTGAGGGAGATGCGGGCGACGACGATGCTCCGAAGACCTACAACAAGGCTCTCTCAGACGCTGTGAAGACCTACCAGAGTCGACATGGGATCACGGACGATGGCAGGCTTACGCCGCAGACCGTCAAGTCTCTCAACGTGCCGCTTGCAGACCGAGTGACGCAGTTGCAGGACTCGCTTGAGCGCTGGCGCTGGCTGCCGGACCCTTATCTGAATGCGCGGCTGATGGTGAACCTGCCTGAGTTTGTGTTGCGCGGCTACAACGAGGAGCACACGCTCGACTTCACCATGAAGGTCGTCGTCGGCAAGGTCAAGGGCGATCATGAGACGCCGGTCTTCACGCATATGATGAAGTACCTCATCTTCCGGCCGTATTGGAATGTGCCGGTCGATATCGCCAAGAAGGAGCTGGTGCCTCACATGGAGGCGAACAAGGACTACCTCGCGAGCAAGAACTACGAGGTGACCAACAACAAGGGCGTCGTCCTGCCGAACTATACAGTTCATCAGGTGGAGCACGCGATGGTGCTGGTACGCGAGAAGCCCGGCCCGGGGAACTCACTGGGGCTGGTCAAGTTCATGTTCCCGAACCAGTACGACATCTACCTGCACTCTACTCCTGAGACCTATCTGTTCAACCGCACGCGGCGGGATTTCAGCCACGGCTGCGTCCGTGTGCAGAAGCCCGACGGCCTGGCGGTCTGGGTGCTCCAGGGGCAGCAGGACTGGGATCTCGACAAGGTGCAGGAGGCCATGAATACTGGCCCGGACAACCATCAGGTGAATCTGAAGAAGCAGCTTCCGATCGTGATCTTCTACCTGACAGCGATTCCCGCGGAGGATGGGAAGACGCATTTCTTCGATGATATCTACGGCTACGACGCGGCGCTGCAAGCGGTTCTGACCAAGGGAATGCCTTATCCCAAGGCACCTGAACCGGTTATACCCAAGACCAAGCCTGGCGATACTGCGTAG
- a CDS encoding OsmC family protein, translating to MNRSGSAVWHGSLKEGNGTISTQSTALKDLQYSFGSRFAEGVGTNPEELLGAAHAGCFSMALSAQFTEAGLVPDTIETTAQVTLEILKDGGPTITKIHLTTKVKAPGVDKAKFDELAHKAKEGCPLSKVLKAAEITLDATLV from the coding sequence ATGAATCGCAGCGGAAGCGCAGTTTGGCATGGAAGTCTGAAAGAAGGCAACGGAACAATCTCGACGCAGAGCACGGCGTTGAAGGATCTGCAATACAGCTTTGGATCGCGATTCGCCGAGGGCGTTGGAACGAATCCAGAGGAGTTGCTCGGAGCGGCGCATGCAGGCTGTTTTTCGATGGCGCTGAGCGCGCAGTTTACGGAGGCCGGACTCGTGCCGGACACGATTGAGACGACCGCTCAGGTGACGCTCGAGATTCTGAAGGACGGCGGCCCAACCATCACGAAGATTCATCTGACGACGAAGGTGAAGGCTCCGGGCGTGGATAAGGCGAAGTTCGACGAGCTGGCGCACAAGGCGAAGGAAGGCTGCCCACTGTCGAAGGTGCTGAAGGCTGCTGAGATTACGCTGGACGCGACGCTGGTTTAG
- the prmC gene encoding peptide chain release factor N(5)-glutamine methyltransferase yields MTVREAIAAAAQRLAANPALSASAARDAELLLLNELSITRASLLAHPDRELTPPEQLRYKASLTRRLANEPIQYILGQQEFYGLPLHVTPAVLIPRPETEHLVETVLHRSPKDQPLRILDIGTGSGAIAIALATHLPQAQITAVDLSPAALAIAQENAQTHAVSQRIRLLQSDLLSAVAGERFDVIVSNPPYIPAADRASLHPEVRDYEPEQALFAGQAGLDIYQRLIPVAYDALVPGGLLALEIGCGQREAIADLLSGWHGVSFVDDLQGIPRVAIATRPD; encoded by the coding sequence ATGACCGTCCGAGAGGCAATCGCGGCAGCAGCACAACGTCTGGCAGCCAATCCAGCTCTGTCAGCCAGTGCAGCGCGCGACGCCGAGCTGCTGCTCTTGAACGAGCTAAGTATCACCCGCGCCTCCCTGTTGGCTCATCCAGACCGCGAGCTGACGCCCCCCGAACAGCTTCGCTACAAAGCAAGCCTCACGCGGCGGCTCGCCAACGAACCCATCCAATACATCCTCGGCCAGCAGGAGTTCTACGGCCTGCCGCTCCACGTCACACCCGCCGTTCTCATTCCGCGCCCGGAGACGGAGCACCTCGTCGAAACAGTGCTACATCGGTCTCCAAAGGACCAGCCCCTGCGCATACTCGACATCGGCACCGGCTCCGGAGCCATCGCTATCGCGCTCGCCACGCATCTCCCCCAGGCCCAAATCACCGCCGTAGACCTATCTCCCGCAGCGCTCGCCATCGCACAGGAAAACGCGCAGACGCACGCTGTGTCGCAGCGCATCCGCCTCCTCCAATCCGACCTGCTCAGCGCGGTCGCTGGAGAGCGATTCGACGTCATCGTCAGCAACCCTCCCTACATTCCAGCAGCCGACCGCGCATCACTTCACCCCGAGGTGCGCGACTACGAGCCCGAGCAAGCGCTCTTCGCTGGACAGGCAGGGCTCGACATCTACCAGCGACTCATCCCCGTTGCCTATGATGCCCTCGTGCCGGGCGGCCTGCTGGCGCTGGAGATCGGCTGCGGCCAGCGCGAAGCGATTGCTGACCTCCTAAGTGGCTGGCACGGCGTCTCATTTGTCGACGATCTACAAGGGATTCCCCGCGTCGCCATCGCCACACGTCCCGACTAA
- a CDS encoding DUF2251 domain-containing protein, with the protein MQSLSFVPGRAFLSSNSSRVPWTVVFEDEGVAGYFYACDRSQEIHENSILDAMLIYNVAALAKSDAELERPEPERIASIEWSRDGFQAVLYLDGSAQALYDFQARCGYCRMDFPNFMEEQGDQWRKSSHAWSDAALQRFEVGLYS; encoded by the coding sequence ATGCAGTCGCTTTCTTTTGTGCCCGGCCGAGCTTTTCTCTCTTCCAACTCCAGCAGGGTTCCATGGACGGTCGTTTTTGAGGATGAAGGAGTCGCGGGCTACTTCTACGCATGTGATCGCTCGCAGGAGATCCACGAGAACAGCATCCTCGATGCCATGCTCATCTACAACGTAGCCGCCCTCGCCAAGAGCGACGCGGAGCTCGAACGGCCGGAGCCCGAACGCATTGCCAGCATTGAGTGGTCGCGGGATGGCTTCCAGGCCGTCCTGTATCTGGATGGCTCAGCGCAGGCCCTGTACGACTTTCAGGCCCGGTGCGGATACTGCCGCATGGACTTTCCCAACTTCATGGAAGAGCAGGGAGACCAGTGGCGCAAGAGCAGCCACGCCTGGAGCGATGCCGCCTTGCAGCGCTTCGAAGTGGGTCTATACAGCTAG
- a CDS encoding A/G-specific adenine glycosylase, protein MPSSSKAAPSALAPIHIAAFREKLMAWYRLNARELPWRGIHDPYRTWVSEIMLQQTRVAAVIEHYHDFLSRFPSVTALAAAPESEVLAAWSGLGYYRRARMMHKAAQVIAEELQGALPESSTELRKLPGIGEYTCAAIASISFGESIAVVDGNVERVLLRVTGRPEEATAAGRDFVRQQAAALVPPRWVRGGTNAAGDHNQAMMELGATICLPRGPLCLQCPVFALCRTRGEHPTPPRSKQRSLPAAYLLSLRTRGKQTEVLMEQRPAHASLMAGMYELPPLPMDVVKELEPLLRLRHSITNTNYLVAVFAEADPKSYALRKAIPTRIEMLHWTPTGKLGELPLTGLARKVLRRLKVMGASARRKAEI, encoded by the coding sequence ATGCCTTCCTCTTCCAAAGCTGCTCCGAGCGCACTCGCGCCCATCCATATCGCTGCCTTCCGCGAGAAGCTAATGGCCTGGTACAGGCTGAATGCGCGCGAGTTGCCGTGGCGTGGGATTCATGATCCGTACCGAACGTGGGTGTCGGAGATTATGTTGCAGCAGACGCGTGTGGCGGCGGTGATTGAGCACTACCACGACTTTCTGAGCCGCTTTCCTTCGGTTACGGCGCTTGCTGCGGCTCCTGAGAGCGAGGTGCTCGCTGCGTGGTCGGGGCTCGGCTACTATCGGCGTGCGCGGATGATGCATAAGGCGGCGCAGGTGATCGCTGAGGAGCTTCAGGGAGCTCTGCCGGAGTCTTCGACGGAGCTGCGCAAGCTGCCCGGCATCGGCGAGTACACCTGCGCGGCGATTGCCAGCATCAGCTTTGGGGAGAGCATCGCCGTCGTCGACGGCAACGTGGAGCGTGTGCTGCTGCGGGTGACGGGCCGACCGGAGGAGGCGACCGCCGCAGGACGCGATTTTGTGCGCCAGCAAGCGGCAGCGCTTGTTCCTCCGCGATGGGTTCGGGGTGGGACGAATGCGGCAGGCGATCACAATCAGGCCATGATGGAGCTGGGAGCGACGATCTGTCTGCCCCGTGGTCCGCTGTGCCTTCAATGCCCCGTCTTTGCGCTGTGCCGTACGCGCGGCGAACACCCGACTCCGCCTCGGAGCAAGCAACGGAGCTTGCCAGCAGCCTACCTGCTCAGTTTGAGAACGCGTGGGAAGCAGACCGAGGTGTTGATGGAGCAGCGTCCGGCGCATGCAAGCCTGATGGCCGGAATGTACGAGCTGCCGCCGCTGCCGATGGATGTGGTCAAGGAGCTGGAGCCGCTGTTGCGGCTTCGCCACTCCATTACGAATACCAACTACCTTGTCGCGGTATTTGCAGAGGCCGATCCGAAGAGCTATGCGTTGCGCAAGGCCATTCCAACCCGCATTGAGATGCTGCACTGGACGCCGACAGGTAAGCTGGGGGAGCTTCCATTGACCGGGCTGGCGCGGAAGGTTCTGCGGCGGCTGAAAGTGATGGGAGCATCGGCTCGGCGCAAAGCTGAAATTTAA